A single window of Macellibacteroides fermentans DNA harbors:
- a CDS encoding MBOAT family O-acyltransferase, which produces MLFNSLEFAFFLPIVFLLYWFVFNSNLKWQNLFIVFVSYIFYGWWDWRFLLLIGFTSVCSFIAGQLIVRFRTADIEPSPKMHFSASWYVSAINILINVLLLAGFKYYNFFVDSFVEAFRLFGKEFDIHTMKVILPVGISFYTFQALSYSIDVYRRKLQPATNLISFLAYVSFFPQLVAGPIERATNLLPQFYRKRTFDSDKAVDGMRQILWGLFKKMVVADTCAIYANQVFDGVGYQSGSALLLGALFFAFQIYGDFSGYSDIAIGTARLFGFSLMRNFNYPYFSRDIAEFWRRWHISLSTWFRDYVYIPMGGSRSNLLFNIRNTLTVFVVSGFWHGANWTFLAWGSYHGLLFLPLLLLKKNRRFTNIVAENRLLPSVKELIQMLSTFFLVLLGWIFFRSKNIDAAVRYLKAMFTCSLFEIPDLFYLSTKCMLFILFMLTVEWVQRFESHGLVLHKIKSRVWRWSVYLFLLMAIFLFGGGEETFIYFQF; this is translated from the coding sequence ATGTTATTCAATTCATTGGAGTTTGCATTCTTTCTCCCCATCGTTTTTTTGCTTTATTGGTTTGTCTTTAATTCAAATCTAAAATGGCAAAATCTATTTATAGTTTTTGTCAGTTATATTTTTTATGGATGGTGGGACTGGCGTTTTTTATTGCTTATAGGATTTACTTCGGTTTGCAGCTTTATAGCCGGGCAATTGATTGTACGGTTTAGGACAGCGGACATAGAGCCAAGCCCTAAAATGCATTTTTCTGCGTCATGGTACGTGTCTGCCATCAATATCCTTATTAATGTTTTATTACTGGCCGGATTCAAATACTATAATTTCTTTGTGGATAGTTTTGTTGAAGCTTTTCGCCTGTTCGGAAAAGAATTTGATATTCATACGATGAAAGTTATTCTTCCAGTAGGAATTAGCTTTTACACATTTCAGGCTTTAAGTTACTCCATAGATGTCTATCGTAGAAAATTACAACCGGCAACCAATCTGATTTCTTTTTTAGCTTATGTAAGTTTTTTCCCCCAGTTAGTTGCAGGTCCTATCGAAAGAGCAACCAATCTTCTTCCACAATTTTATAGGAAACGAACTTTTGATTCAGACAAAGCCGTTGACGGAATGAGACAAATTTTATGGGGACTGTTTAAGAAAATGGTCGTCGCTGATACTTGTGCTATATATGCAAATCAGGTGTTTGACGGGGTTGGTTACCAGTCTGGCAGTGCACTGTTGTTGGGTGCTCTGTTTTTTGCTTTTCAGATTTATGGTGATTTTTCCGGATATTCGGATATAGCAATAGGAACAGCCCGGTTGTTTGGGTTCTCATTAATGCGAAATTTTAATTACCCTTATTTTTCAAGAGATATTGCTGAATTCTGGCGACGGTGGCATATATCTCTTTCTACCTGGTTTCGCGATTACGTGTATATACCGATGGGCGGGAGCAGGAGTAATTTATTGTTTAACATTAGAAATACGCTGACTGTATTCGTTGTGAGCGGATTTTGGCATGGTGCAAACTGGACATTTCTTGCCTGGGGTAGCTATCATGGATTATTGTTTTTGCCTTTGTTGTTATTAAAAAAGAATCGCCGGTTTACTAATATCGTTGCCGAGAATAGATTGCTGCCTTCTGTTAAAGAGCTTATTCAAATGCTGTCTACCTTCTTTTTGGTTTTATTGGGATGGATATTTTTCCGCTCAAAAAACATCGATGCTGCAGTCCGCTATTTGAAGGCCATGTTTACTTGTTCACTGTTTGAAATTCCTGACTTGTTTTATCTTTCTACCAAATGCATGTTGTTTATTCTTTTTATGCTTACGGTAGAATGGGTTCAACGTTTCGAATCGCATGGCTTGGTTTTGCATAAAATCAAATCCCGGGTTTGGAGATGGTCAGTTTATTTGTTTTTGTTGATGGCTATTTTCCTTTTTGGAGGAGGTGAAGAAACATTTATTTATTTCCAATTTTAA
- a CDS encoding Acg family FMN-binding oxidoreductase produces MEKHLSDLYTMSTYAIKAPSSHNTQPWIIFIKDNGLEIYPDFRNPLPVADNSNRELYISLGCAVENICLAANEKGYGESLTFIQNENLQINVRINLSKGTANPSALFSQISKRQTNRSVFFDREIPEKEITKLTNLKLDEGIKHFIYRYNDTEFNLIRSFVREANEIQLADDRYKDELLSWIRFSNSQINQFQNGLSYKTLGVSIIPPFLRKIIIKSQLKASAQNKADEKRMQTSSHFVLFTCENNTPEDWIRLGRSLQRFLLLTCKMKIASGFLNQPCEVEVIADKMKDCLQIENRHPSILLRIGYAHPVAFSPRKQASSFIFTK; encoded by the coding sequence ATGGAAAAGCATCTTTCTGATTTGTATACGATGTCCACCTATGCAATTAAAGCTCCTTCAAGTCACAACACTCAACCCTGGATTATTTTTATTAAGGACAACGGCTTGGAAATTTATCCAGATTTTAGGAACCCTCTACCTGTGGCTGACAACTCGAATAGAGAGTTATATATAAGTCTGGGATGTGCAGTTGAAAACATATGCCTTGCGGCTAATGAAAAAGGATATGGAGAATCATTAACATTTATTCAAAATGAAAATCTACAAATAAACGTTCGAATCAATCTATCCAAGGGAACAGCAAATCCTAGTGCCCTATTTTCTCAGATTAGCAAAAGACAAACCAACAGATCGGTATTTTTTGACCGGGAGATCCCGGAAAAAGAAATAACAAAATTAACTAACCTAAAACTGGATGAAGGTATAAAACATTTTATCTATAGGTATAACGATACAGAATTTAACCTGATACGATCTTTCGTAAGAGAAGCCAATGAGATACAATTGGCCGACGATCGATATAAAGACGAACTCTTGAGTTGGATTCGATTTTCTAATAGTCAAATAAATCAATTCCAAAACGGATTATCATATAAAACATTAGGAGTCTCAATAATTCCACCTTTTCTACGTAAAATTATAATTAAGTCTCAGCTCAAGGCATCTGCTCAAAACAAAGCCGACGAAAAAAGGATGCAGACTTCATCTCATTTCGTTCTGTTTACGTGCGAAAATAATACACCTGAAGATTGGATCAGGTTAGGGCGTTCTCTTCAACGATTTTTACTTCTGACATGCAAAATGAAAATTGCTTCCGGATTCTTAAACCAACCCTGTGAAGTAGAAGTTATAGCAGACAAAATGAAAGATTGTCTCCAAATTGAAAACAGACATCCATCTATTCTACTTAGAATAGGTTATGCCCATCCCGTAGCATTTTCGCCACGAAAACAGGCATCATCCTTTATATTCACTAAATAA
- a CDS encoding nitroreductase family protein — MAANFKDALKQRRTYYALSNKSLISDQEIEEIISHVLLYTPSPFNSQSTRIVLLLGENHKKLWQITKDALKKIVPAESFAATESKIDGAFASGYGSVLFFEDQSVVKGLQEAFPSYADNFPAWSQHTSGMHQLGVWTLLEEAGFGASLQHYNPLIDQAVQEEWNLPSSWKLIAEMPFGVPIQKPGEKEFKPLSERFKIFK, encoded by the coding sequence ATGGCTGCTAACTTTAAAGATGCTCTTAAGCAAAGAAGAACATATTATGCATTGAGTAATAAATCGTTGATAAGTGATCAGGAGATAGAAGAAATAATATCTCACGTATTATTATATACTCCCTCTCCATTTAATTCTCAGTCGACACGTATCGTTCTTTTATTGGGTGAAAATCATAAAAAACTATGGCAGATAACAAAAGATGCCCTTAAAAAGATAGTTCCGGCAGAATCCTTTGCTGCTACCGAATCCAAGATTGACGGAGCATTTGCGTCTGGTTATGGTTCTGTCCTGTTTTTTGAAGATCAATCGGTTGTTAAAGGGTTACAAGAAGCATTTCCTTCTTATGCGGATAATTTCCCGGCATGGTCTCAACATACATCTGGAATGCACCAACTTGGGGTGTGGACACTTCTGGAAGAAGCCGGATTCGGCGCATCTTTGCAACATTATAATCCTCTTATAGATCAGGCCGTACAAGAGGAATGGAATTTACCATCCTCCTGGAAGCTGATAGCCGAGATGCCATTTGGGGTGCCAATTCAAAAACCTGGAGAAAAGGAATTCAAGCCGTTGTCCGAACGTTTTAAGATTTTTAAATAA